The following are from one region of the Salminus brasiliensis chromosome 14, fSalBra1.hap2, whole genome shotgun sequence genome:
- the agmat gene encoding guanidino acid hydrolase, mitochondrial codes for MFNLLSRTNSRVLRGVHRLRARASQPQCLLQLEGLKLKLSVDQRRPMSEKRLNVPPSAEFVARVAGIATMAKLPYQETAEGLDAAFIGVPIDTGTSNRPGARFGPREIRAESFLLRTYNSATRAAPYESLKVADIGDVNVNLYDLKDTCRRIRETYRKVVKTGCIPLTMGGDHTIAYPILQAVAERHGPVGLVHVDAHADTGDMSLGEKIGHGTPFRRCVEEGLLDCKRVVQIGLRGTGYSPDYYAWSRAQGFRVVQADECWHKSLVPLMAEVRKQMGSGPVYLSFDIDALDPAYAPGTGTPEIAGLTSIQGLEIIRGCRGLSLVGCDLVEVSPQYDTTGNTALTAANLLFEMLCVLPNIKYYD; via the exons ATGTTTAATCTGCTCAGTCGGACCAACAGCCGGGTCCTCAGGGGCGTTCATCGTCTGAGAGCCCGTGCGTCTCAGCCTCAGTGCCTTCTGCAGCTGGAGgggctgaagctgaagctgagtgttgaccagaggagacCCATGTCTGAGAAACGCCTCAATGTCCCCCCCAGCGCGGAGTTCGTGGCACGAGTAGCCGGCATAGCGACCATGGCCAAGTTGCCATACCAAGAGACGGCCGAAGGACTGGACGCGGCCTTCATAGGGGTTCCCATCGACACTGGGACCTCCAACAGACCTGGAGCAAG ATTTGGTCCCCGGGAGATCAGGGCTGAGTCGTTCCTGCTGAGGACCTACAACAGTGCCACCAGAGCAGCTCCCTACGAGTCCCTGAAGGTCGCAGACATCGGTGATGTTAACGTGAACCTGTACGACCTTAAAGACACCTGCAGAAGAATACGAGAGACGTACCGCAAAGTCGTGAAAACTGGCTGCATACCCTTGACGATGG GGGGCGATCACACAATTGCATACCCAATTCTACAGGCGGTGGCAGAAAG ACACGGCCCGGTGGGTCTGGTCCACGTGGACGCTCATGCGGACACTGGCGATATGTCTCTGGGGGAGAAGATCGGTCACGGGACACCCTTCAGGCGCTGTGTTGAGGAGGGCTTGCTCGACTGTAAGAGGGTGGTCCAGATTGGGCTCAGAGGAACCGGCTATTCTCCAGACTACTACGCATGGAGCAGAGCTCAG GGTTTCCGTGTGGTCCAGGCAGATGAGTGTTGGCACAAGTCTCTGGTGCCACTCATGGCTGAGGTTCGGAAGCAGATGGGCTCCGGGCCGGTGTACCTGAGCTTTGATATAGACGCTCTGGATCCTGCATACGCACCAGGCACTGGAACACCTGAGATCGCAGGCCTCACGTCTATTCAG GGTTTGGAGATAATCCGAGGCTGCAGAGGACTGAGCCTCGTGGGCTGTGACTTGGTGGAAGTTTCTCCACAGTATGACACTACAG GCAACACCGCTCTGACTGCAGCGAACCTCCTTTTTGAAATGCTGTGTGTCCTTCCGAATATAAAATactatgattaa